One Roseomonas gilardii subsp. gilardii genomic region harbors:
- a CDS encoding dihydroorotase, whose protein sequence is MTDTIFTNIRLLDPASGLDATGGLLVRGGAIAEVLQGGPAGIPEGATVVDGGGACLAPGLIDLRAAVGEPGAEHRETIASAALAAAAGGITTLCALPDSEPALDDPALLQFVLRRGEATGSLSILPYGAATRGCAGKEMTEFGLLREAGAVAFTDGNHAIGDARTMRLALSYARAFGSFIVQHPAVPSLSRGAAATEGELATRLGLPSVPAAAEAMQVARDIALARLTGGHVHFAHLSTAAALELVREAKAEGLRVTCDTAPPYFDLNETAIGDYRTYAKLEPPLRPERDREAVVAALADGTIDAIASDHQPRDADDKRLPFAQAEAGGAGLATLLAVTLARVHAGDLPLLRALELLTIAPAKLLGLEAGRLAAGAPADLVLFDLERAWKVEAGRLPGKAQNSPFDGRALEGRVLGTWKAGRRVFG, encoded by the coding sequence ATGACCGATACGATCTTCACCAATATCCGGCTGCTCGACCCGGCGAGCGGCCTCGACGCCACCGGCGGCCTGCTGGTGCGCGGCGGCGCGATCGCGGAAGTGCTGCAGGGAGGCCCGGCGGGCATCCCCGAGGGCGCGACGGTGGTGGATGGCGGCGGCGCCTGCCTCGCCCCCGGGCTGATCGACCTGCGCGCCGCCGTGGGCGAGCCGGGGGCCGAGCACCGGGAGACCATCGCCTCCGCCGCCCTGGCCGCGGCGGCGGGCGGCATCACCACGCTCTGCGCCCTGCCGGACAGCGAGCCGGCGCTGGACGATCCGGCGCTGCTGCAATTCGTGCTCCGGCGCGGGGAGGCGACGGGCAGCCTCTCCATCCTGCCCTATGGCGCCGCCACGCGCGGCTGCGCCGGCAAGGAGATGACCGAGTTCGGCCTGCTGCGGGAGGCCGGGGCGGTCGCCTTCACCGACGGCAACCATGCCATCGGCGACGCCAGGACCATGCGCCTGGCCCTTTCCTATGCCCGGGCCTTCGGCAGCTTCATCGTGCAGCACCCGGCCGTGCCGAGCCTGTCGCGCGGCGCGGCGGCGACCGAGGGGGAGCTGGCGACGCGGCTGGGCCTGCCCAGTGTGCCGGCGGCGGCGGAGGCGATGCAGGTCGCCCGGGACATCGCCCTGGCACGGCTGACCGGCGGCCATGTCCACTTCGCCCACCTGTCCACCGCGGCGGCGCTGGAACTGGTGCGGGAGGCCAAGGCCGAGGGGCTGCGCGTCACCTGCGACACCGCGCCGCCCTATTTCGACCTGAACGAGACGGCGATCGGCGACTACCGCACCTATGCCAAGCTGGAGCCGCCCCTGCGCCCCGAGCGCGACCGCGAGGCGGTGGTGGCGGCCCTGGCCGACGGCACGATCGACGCCATCGCCTCCGACCACCAGCCGCGCGACGCCGATGACAAGCGCCTGCCCTTCGCCCAGGCCGAGGCCGGCGGCGCCGGGCTGGCCACGCTGCTCGCCGTCACCCTGGCCCGCGTCCATGCCGGGGACCTGCCGCTGCTGCGGGCGCTGGAGCTGCTGACCATTGCTCCGGCGAAGCTGCTGGGGCTGGAGGCCGGGCGCCTCGCCGCAGGCGCGCCGGCCGATCTCGTGCTCTTCGACCTGGAGCGCGCCTGGAAGGTCGAGGCCGGCAGGCTGCCCGGCAAGGCGCAGAACTCGCCCTTCGACGGGCGCGCGCTGGAGGGCCGGGTCCTGGGCACCTGGAAGGCCGGGCGGCGGGTCTTCGGATGA
- the dprA gene encoding DNA-processing protein DprA: MREAGGRFLYWQEEGYPELLFLIGDPPAVLAVLGDPAILALRQVAIVGARNASAPGRRIAEEIAATLTADGIVVTSGLARGVDTAAHEGALRKGRTVAVLPGGLDIAYPPENARLQERIALEGGALVAEHPLGTQPSARHFPRRNRIVAGLSLGVVVVEAAMNSGTLLTARHAIEAGREVFAVPGSPLDPRCRGSNDLLRQGATLCEHAGDVLAHLPEAPRPVLLRAPTVVRQTATGPAPKAVDSVSEPSADTSEPGYLLDLIGYSPVAVDEILRRCHLSHSDLQGLIADLEISGRIEVLPGNRIVRSAVAGREDTSERK; this comes from the coding sequence GTGCGGGAGGCGGGCGGCCGTTTCCTGTACTGGCAGGAGGAAGGCTATCCCGAACTCCTGTTCCTGATCGGCGATCCCCCGGCGGTCCTGGCCGTGCTGGGCGATCCGGCGATCCTGGCGCTGCGGCAGGTGGCCATCGTCGGCGCGCGGAACGCCTCGGCCCCCGGGCGCCGCATCGCGGAGGAGATCGCGGCCACGCTGACCGCGGATGGGATCGTCGTCACCTCCGGCCTGGCGCGCGGGGTGGATACGGCCGCTCATGAGGGCGCCCTGCGCAAGGGGCGCACCGTGGCGGTCCTGCCCGGCGGTCTGGACATCGCCTACCCGCCCGAGAATGCGCGGCTTCAGGAGCGGATCGCGCTGGAAGGCGGCGCGCTGGTAGCCGAGCATCCGCTGGGCACGCAACCCTCCGCCCGGCATTTCCCGCGCCGCAACCGGATCGTCGCCGGGCTCAGCCTGGGCGTGGTGGTGGTGGAGGCCGCGATGAATTCCGGCACCCTCCTCACCGCCCGCCATGCCATCGAGGCCGGGCGCGAGGTCTTCGCCGTGCCGGGCAGCCCGCTCGACCCGCGCTGCCGGGGCTCCAACGACCTGCTGCGGCAGGGTGCGACCCTGTGCGAGCATGCCGGCGACGTGCTGGCGCACCTGCCGGAAGCGCCGCGCCCGGTGCTGCTGCGGGCCCCCACCGTGGTGCGGCAGACGGCCACCGGACCCGCCCCGAAGGCGGTAGATTCGGTATCAGAACCATCCGCCGATACCTCGGAACCCGGTTATCTCCTTGACCTGATTGGCTATTCTCCTGTGGCGGTTGACGAAATCCTGCGCCGCTGCCACCTCTCCCATTCCGATCTTCAGGGCCTGATCGCCGATCTCGAGATCTCGGGACGGATCGAGGTGCTGCCTGGAAACCGCATTGTCCGGTCCGCCGTTGCGGGTCGGGAGGACACCTCAGAGCGAAAATGA
- a CDS encoding aspartate carbamoyltransferase catalytic subunit: MVAFPSRHLLAIEGLHPVHIADLLDLAESYALLNRSGKTQRDVLKGRTLINLFFEDSTRTRTSFELAGKRLGADVINMSVSNSSVNKGETLLDTASTLNAMKTDLLVVRHAQSGAPALLSQKVDAAVINAGDGTHEHPTQALLDALTIRRHKGSLENLTVAICGDVLHSRVARSNIHLLSAMNCRVRIVGPPTLIPSAADRLGVEIHHEMRSGLKDADVVMMLRLQKERMAGGLVPSAREFFRFYGLDAEKLRVAKPDAIVMHPGPMNRGVEIDSAVADDPSRSVIGEQVEMGVAVRMAVLDILSRGPGRNDR, from the coding sequence ATGGTTGCCTTCCCCTCCCGACATCTCCTGGCCATCGAGGGCCTGCACCCGGTCCATATCGCGGACCTGCTGGACCTCGCCGAGAGCTATGCCCTGCTCAACCGCTCCGGGAAGACGCAGCGCGACGTGCTCAAGGGCCGCACGCTGATCAACCTCTTCTTCGAGGACTCGACCCGCACCCGCACCAGCTTCGAACTGGCGGGCAAGCGGCTGGGGGCGGACGTGATCAACATGTCCGTCTCCAACAGCAGCGTGAACAAGGGTGAGACGCTGCTCGACACCGCCTCGACCCTGAACGCCATGAAGACGGACCTGCTGGTGGTCCGCCATGCCCAGTCCGGCGCCCCGGCCCTGCTGAGCCAGAAGGTGGATGCCGCGGTGATCAACGCGGGCGACGGCACGCATGAGCACCCGACCCAGGCGTTGCTGGATGCGCTGACCATCCGCCGCCACAAGGGCAGCCTGGAGAACCTGACCGTCGCCATCTGCGGCGACGTGCTGCATTCCCGGGTCGCGCGCTCCAACATCCATCTGCTGAGCGCCATGAACTGCCGCGTGCGGATCGTCGGCCCGCCGACCCTGATCCCCTCCGCCGCCGACCGGCTGGGGGTGGAGATCCACCACGAGATGCGCTCCGGCCTGAAGGATGCCGACGTGGTCATGATGCTGCGCCTGCAGAAGGAGCGCATGGCCGGCGGCCTCGTCCCCTCGGCCCGCGAATTCTTCCGCTTCTACGGGCTGGATGCCGAGAAGCTGCGTGTCGCGAAGCCGGATGCCATCGTCATGCATCCCGGCCCGATGAACCGGGGCGTGGAGATCGACAGCGCCGTGGCCGACGACCCCAGCCGCAGCGTGATCGGCGAGCAGGTGGAGATGGGCGTGGCCGTCCGCATGGCCGTGCTCGACATCCTCTCGCGTGGCCCGGGCCGGAACGACCGCTGA
- a CDS encoding mechanosensitive ion channel family protein has product MTAGMNRPGARSPAPALGLPLLLLALLLALAAPGLSRPALAQNTSPQNAATAPQPAAAGLTPEEARRALDVLQNDARRRDVITTLEAIARTAPPPHGTPASGTTAAAPAAGGTDEAPKTPAPPADAAPAAGTPDRVSLQADGILAQLIVALSGWFGNASDYLVTAGRTVGNVPLVWDWMTRTATNPYAQSTALDAGWKLVLVCALAWTARRLASRALRRPTQMVIHRAEEGVARRRREREAIGPEAAGLASRAELRFLRRLPLALLRLLLELLPIAAFAAVGNLLLATPLNDGWTVPLIILAAVNAYVIQHIVMAICHMLASPDHAALRLFDISDETAAYIEVWLARISRVVVYGMAVLEIARVLGLYSLAYMSAAKLLILITHLMMVVVVLQCRKPVAEAIAAPHGSHTAFALARNWLAAIWHVLAIFLILAIWFVWAVEIRNGYGLLFRYFGLTVVVLVVARLVTVGILGLLDRIFRIDAEKKLRLPFLEERANRYYPALRRLISLAMTLVTVLAVLQVWGVDAFAWFHNGRLGERIANSAVVVLIAALVAVVIWELTNSWVDRQITDMAARGDYARSARLRTLLPLLRTALLTAILIVVGFTALSQLGVNIAPLLAGASIIGVALGFGSQKLVQDVINGMFLLLENAMQVGDWVTVSGLSGSVEALSVRTIRLRAGDGSVHVIPFSSVTTVTNTNKGVGNAAVSVTVASDEDTDRVGEVLKEIGAGLRQDPAFRDNILDDFALWGVDKVDGATATVVGQMKCRDSGRWGVQREFNRRIKKRFQELGIQIAVPAQAIILARAPRDEEHRPEPAPAKPKDPSGAETRSPPPSALSNTE; this is encoded by the coding sequence ATGACCGCCGGGATGAACCGCCCTGGCGCGAGGTCCCCGGCTCCGGCCCTCGGCCTGCCTCTGCTGCTGCTCGCTCTCCTGCTGGCCCTGGCTGCGCCCGGCCTGTCCCGGCCCGCCCTGGCCCAGAATACCTCGCCCCAGAACGCCGCCACGGCTCCCCAGCCCGCGGCGGCCGGGCTGACGCCCGAGGAGGCGCGGCGGGCACTGGATGTGTTGCAGAACGACGCGCGCCGCCGGGACGTCATCACCACCCTGGAAGCCATCGCCCGCACCGCGCCGCCCCCCCATGGCACGCCCGCTTCGGGCACCACCGCCGCGGCCCCGGCGGCGGGAGGCACAGACGAGGCTCCGAAGACCCCCGCACCGCCGGCCGACGCCGCGCCCGCGGCAGGGACCCCGGACCGTGTTTCATTGCAGGCGGACGGCATCCTGGCGCAGCTCATCGTCGCGCTGTCCGGATGGTTCGGGAATGCCTCGGACTACCTGGTCACGGCGGGGCGGACCGTGGGCAATGTCCCCCTGGTCTGGGACTGGATGACCCGCACGGCGACCAACCCCTATGCCCAGTCCACCGCCCTCGACGCGGGCTGGAAGCTGGTGCTGGTCTGCGCCCTGGCCTGGACGGCCCGCCGCCTCGCCAGCCGCGCCCTGCGGCGCCCCACCCAGATGGTGATCCACCGGGCCGAGGAAGGCGTGGCCCGGCGCCGGCGGGAGCGTGAGGCCATAGGGCCGGAGGCGGCCGGCCTCGCCAGCCGGGCGGAGCTGCGCTTCCTGCGCCGCCTGCCCCTGGCGCTGCTGCGCCTGCTGCTGGAGCTCCTGCCCATCGCCGCCTTCGCCGCCGTGGGCAACCTGCTGCTGGCCACGCCGCTGAACGATGGCTGGACGGTGCCGCTGATCATCCTGGCCGCCGTCAATGCCTATGTGATCCAGCACATCGTCATGGCCATCTGCCACATGCTGGCCTCGCCGGACCATGCGGCCCTGCGCCTCTTCGACATCAGCGACGAGACCGCCGCCTATATCGAGGTCTGGCTGGCCCGGATCAGCCGCGTCGTGGTCTATGGCATGGCAGTGCTGGAGATCGCCCGGGTGCTGGGCCTCTACAGCCTGGCCTATATGTCCGCGGCGAAGCTGCTGATCCTCATCACCCACCTGATGATGGTCGTGGTGGTCCTGCAATGCCGCAAGCCGGTGGCCGAGGCGATCGCCGCCCCGCATGGCTCGCACACTGCCTTCGCCCTGGCGCGCAACTGGCTGGCCGCCATCTGGCACGTGCTGGCGATCTTCCTGATCCTCGCCATCTGGTTCGTCTGGGCGGTGGAGATCCGCAACGGCTACGGCCTGCTCTTTCGCTATTTCGGCCTGACCGTGGTGGTGCTGGTGGTGGCGCGCCTGGTCACCGTCGGCATCCTGGGCCTGCTGGACCGCATCTTCCGCATCGATGCCGAGAAGAAGCTGCGCCTGCCTTTCCTGGAGGAACGGGCCAACCGCTACTACCCCGCCCTGCGCCGGCTGATCTCGCTGGCCATGACCCTGGTGACGGTGCTCGCCGTGCTGCAGGTCTGGGGGGTGGACGCCTTCGCCTGGTTCCACAATGGCCGGCTGGGCGAGCGCATCGCCAATTCCGCCGTGGTCGTGCTGATCGCCGCCCTGGTCGCGGTGGTGATCTGGGAACTCACCAATTCCTGGGTGGACCGGCAGATCACCGACATGGCCGCGCGGGGCGACTATGCCCGCTCCGCCCGGCTGCGCACCCTCTTGCCGCTGCTGCGCACCGCGCTGCTGACCGCCATCCTGATCGTGGTGGGCTTCACCGCCCTCAGCCAGCTCGGCGTCAACATCGCCCCGCTGCTGGCCGGTGCCTCGATCATCGGCGTGGCGCTCGGCTTCGGCTCGCAGAAGCTGGTGCAGGACGTGATCAACGGCATGTTCCTGCTGCTGGAGAACGCCATGCAGGTGGGCGACTGGGTGACCGTCTCCGGCCTGTCCGGCTCGGTGGAGGCGCTCTCCGTCCGCACCATCCGGCTGCGGGCGGGCGACGGCTCGGTGCATGTGATCCCCTTCTCCTCCGTGACCACGGTGACCAACACCAACAAGGGCGTCGGCAATGCCGCCGTCTCCGTCACCGTCGCTTCCGACGAGGACACCGACCGGGTGGGCGAGGTGCTGAAGGAGATCGGCGCCGGGCTGCGGCAGGACCCGGCCTTCCGCGACAACATCCTGGACGACTTCGCCCTCTGGGGCGTGGACAAGGTGGATGGCGCCACCGCCACGGTGGTCGGGCAGATGAAGTGCCGCGACAGCGGCCGCTGGGGCGTGCAGCGGGAGTTCAACCGCCGCATCAAGAAGCGTTTCCAGGAGCTGGGAATCCAGATCGCGGTCCCGGCGCAGGCCATCATCCTCGCCCGCGCGCCGCGGGATGAGGAGCACCGGCCGGAACCTGCCCCGGCCAAGCCCAAGGACCCGTCCGGCGCCGAGACGCGCTCGCCGCCGCCTTCCGCGCTCAGCAACACCGAGTGA